One Triticum urartu cultivar G1812 unplaced genomic scaffold, Tu2.1 TuUngrouped_contig_7929, whole genome shotgun sequence genomic region harbors:
- the LOC125531713 gene encoding quinolinate synthase, chloroplastic-like, with product MFGHEVVEKIKEEYCDAFLTAHFEVPGEMFSLSMEAKTRGMGVVGSTQNILDFIKYHLKQALDRDVDDHLQFVLGTESGMITSIVAAVRQLFDSYESSKEGASIEVEIVFPVSSDAISKTSVDDSHHFGSSVANDLEQINIVPGVFSGEGCSIHGGCASCPYMKMNSLESLLKICQQLPGEDNSLSVYQASRLNAKTSLGKLVAEVGCEPILHMRHFQVFCPITL from the exons ATGTTTGGCCATGAAGTTGTGGAGAAAATAAAGGAGGAATACTGTGATGCATTTCTAACTGCACACTTTGAAGTCCCAGGAGAAATGTTTTCTTTGTCAATGGAAGCAAAGACGAGGGGAATGGGAGTAGTTGGATCCACTCAGAATATCTTAGATTTCATTAAATACCATTTGAAGCAAGCTCTGGATCGGGATGTTGATGATCATCTTCAGTTTGTATTGGGAACAGAATCAGGAATGATCACTTCGATTGTTGCTGCTGTCCGGCAATTATTTGACTCCTATGAATCTTCCAAAGAAGGTGCTAGCATTGAAGTAGAAATTGTGTTCCCTGTTTCGTCAGACGCAATTTCTAAGACATCTGTTGATGATTCCCATCATTTCGGCTCTTCAGTAGCGAATGATTTAGAACAGATTAATATTGTGCCTGGTGTGTTTTCTGGTGAAGGGTGCTCTATCCATGGTGGCTGTGCATCATGCCCTTACATGAAG ATGAATTCTCTCGAGTCGCTACTTAAAATCTGCCAGCAGCTTCCTGGTGAAGACAACAGTTTATCTGTTTATCAGGCTAGTCGATTGAATGCTAAGACTTCCCTTGGGAAATTGGTTGCGGAGGTTGGGTGTGAGCCAATTTTGCATATGAGGCATTTCCAGGTCTTCTGTCCTATTACTCTTTAG